One window of Gammaproteobacteria bacterium genomic DNA carries:
- a CDS encoding c-type cytochrome yields the protein MKVRPFLAVLCLTLLTIRPATSADLATGKSIVMHGNGHGAPACAVCHGLHGAGKLAGHWPRLAGQHAAYLQKELHDFADQFRDSPVMHPIALSLSDREISDVSAYYQAQHAPATQTAQDDPALIAAGRRLVTRGDWDRLIPACIQCHGPGARGIAPHFPALAGQDAAYIQTQIRSWKDGERRNDPNQLMRTIALRLSTHQVRAAAAYLSSLEPMGE from the coding sequence GTGAAAGTCAGACCTTTCCTGGCGGTCTTGTGCCTGACCCTGTTGACCATCCGCCCCGCTACCAGTGCCGACCTCGCGACCGGCAAATCCATCGTGATGCACGGCAACGGCCATGGCGCGCCCGCCTGCGCCGTCTGCCACGGGCTGCACGGGGCAGGCAAACTGGCCGGCCACTGGCCACGACTCGCCGGGCAGCACGCCGCCTATCTGCAAAAAGAGCTGCACGATTTTGCCGACCAGTTTCGCGACAGCCCGGTGATGCACCCCATCGCCCTCTCGCTGAGCGACCGGGAAATCAGCGACGTCTCGGCCTATTACCAGGCGCAGCATGCGCCCGCGACGCAAACGGCACAGGATGATCCGGCTCTGATCGCCGCCGGCCGCCGGCTGGTCACCCGCGGCGACTGGGACAGACTCATACCCGCCTGCATTCAATGCCACGGCCCCGGCGCACGCGGCATCGCGCCGCATTTCCCCGCCCTGGCCGGGCAGGACGCGGCCTACATCCAAACCCAGATCCGGTCCTGGAAGGACGGAGAACGCCGCAACGATCCGAACCAGCTGATGCGCACCATCGCGCTGCGCCTCTCAACCCACCAGGTACGCGCTGCAGCGGCCTATTTGTCCAGCCTCGAACCGATGGGCGAATGA